The genome window TATAACCGTGCCGCCCTTGACCGGCATGTAGCAAAAGGTAAGCAACGGATCGGCGGCCACGTTTAGGCCAACGTGCTTCATGGCGACCAAGGCCCTGGCTCCGGCGAAGGAAGCGCCTGTGGCCACCTCTAAGGCTACCTTTTCGTTCGGCGACCATTGAACCCAAATGTCCGGCATCTTTGCAAGCGCCTCTATTACCTCGGTGCTGGGAGTGCCGGGATATCCCGTGGCCACAGCTACGCCAGCCTCGTAAGCTCCTCTCGCTATGGCCTCATTCCCAAGCAGGATCGCTACCGACTCTTTTTCGGGGGGCATCGCATCACCTCCAAAGGCTTCGCGCTCTTTCCGCCCGAGGGGGCGAGACCCCTTTCTCTTCATCCTCAGGCGTAATTTTCCAGCAATTTGTTCAACCGGTCCCATACCACATCGCGCTCATATAGTGGCGCGCTCGAGGCCTTATAGGCAGGAAGGGTTTCTTCGAAAACTTCCTTCTCTCTCACATATATTACACCGAGGGGGAGCTTCTCGGTCTCAAAAGCCTTTCTCATCGCCGCCATGCGGTCGGTGGGGTCGTAATCGTCGCCCAAATAGTAAGTATGTTGTTTGAACCATTGGTAAGTATTGACCCTGTTAAACGTGACACAGGGTTGCAGGACGTTGATCAACGAAAACCCTTTGTGGGAGACTGCCTTCTTTATGATCTCCTTGGTCTGTTCTATGTCGCCGGCTGAGGCTTGTGCCACGAATGAGGCATCTAAGGCGACGGCCACGGCTATGGGGTTAAAGGGCACGCTGGTTACTCCCTTTGGGGTGGTGGGAGATACGAACCCCAAAGGGCTCGTGGGTGACGCCTGACCTTTCGTGAGGCCGTAAACCCTGTTGTCGTGGGCGAGTACTGTGATGTCGGGGTTTCGCCTTATCGTGTGGATCATGTGGTTGCCGCCCTCGGCATACATATCTCCATCCCCTCCCACGTCAAGCACGACGAGGCGGGGGTTTGCCGCCTTGGCTCCGGTGGCGTTGGAGATGGAGCGCCCATGAAGCCCGTGAAGGAAGTGGGTGTTCACGTAGTGGTTAAGTTTGGCAGCCTGGCCTATCCCGGAGCATATGAGCACCTCTTGGGGTTTCAGATCAAGTTCCGCCAGCGCTTTTTTCACAGCCTCCAATATCGGAAAGTTCCCGCAGCCCGGGCACCACATTATGTCAACCGGTCCAGGCACGTCGAAGAGCTTTAGATCGGTCATTTCTCTCTTCCTCCTTTAAATCGCTATTTCACGAAGGCGCTCAAGCAGCTCCTCCACCGTCATCTCCATGCCGGACCAACTCAATAATTTGTGGTCCACTGTCACATCCGCGTGGAGCTTCAAGAGCTTCGCAAGCTGCCCCGTCGCGTTGCACTCCACGTCTATGACGACCTCGGCTTTTCGCAAGAATCCCTCGACGGAGCTGTGAAGCGGGAAGGGTTGTTTGATCTGGAGGAAAGCCGTCTTGGGCCGAGCGAATCGAAGTAGCGCCTCTTCTATGATGTAGCGCGTGGACCCCCACCCTACCAAGAGGAGATCATAGTTATCGTCGCCGTAAAGGGCTGGCGGGAGGGAGGCTTGCGCGAGCCCTTTCAGCTTTCGCAGCCTCTTGGCGTTCATGGCTGTGCGGATCTTGGGGTCTTCGTCCATGTTCCTGCCGGTGTCGCCATGCTCGTTGCTGTCGAAGGCTATTAGGCCTTCGCCGTAGCCCGGTATCCCTCTTGGCGAGACGCCGTCATCGGTGATGAGATAGCGTTTGTAGTCTTTGTCGGTTTTTACGATGTGTTTTTCTACCCTCAAGCCGTCAAAAGAGAGCCTTTGGGTGTTATAGGAGGAATCCAAGAGATATTGATCCGTTAGGACGAAGACAGGCACTTGGAAACGGGCGGCCAGGTTGAAAGCGTGCTGAGTCATGTAAAACGCCTCTTCTATGGACCCGGGGGCGAGGATTGCCCTGGGGAACTCCCCGTGCCCAGCATAGAGGGCCAGTTCCAGGTCCGCTTGCTCCGTGCGTGTGGCGAGTCCCGTAGCTGGGCCGGGTCGTTGTCCCAAGTGGATCACCATGGGACTTTCTCCTATGCCTGCCAAAGACAGCCCTTCGCTCATCAGGTCAAATCCGCCGCCCGAGGTCGTCACCATTGCGCGCCCGCCGGCATACCAGCCGCCTATGGCCATGTTCATTGCGGAGATCTCATCCTCCGTCTGCTCGGTTACAATGCCGAATTCCTCGGCCTGCTGCGATAAAAAGGAGAGCACTCCCGTCGCTGGAGACATGGGATAGCCGAACGCCATGTTGCAACCGCCTGCTATAGCTCCGAGCGCCACGGCGTCGCTTCCGCTCAGTAGATATTCGGAAGCGGCTTTTGTATCGCGGTCCACCTTGACCGAGATCTCCTTAGCCAGGTCGCGAGCGATCTCATACCCCTTGCGGGCCGCCTCGGCGTTCTTCGAGACTACGTCGTTGCCCCTCGCCCCGAAGCGCTCCTCGAAAAAGCCTTCCATCAAGGAGAAGTCCACGTCGAAGAGGGCAGCTACTATTCCTGCGGCTATTACATTTGCGTAGACCGGATTTCCCAATTCCTTGGCCATCGACGACAGTGGGACATGGAAAAAGCGAAGGCCGTGCCCGGCCAGCTCGTCTCCCATCTCTTCTGCGTCGCCCACGATCACTGTCCTATCGCCTATGCGTCCCTTTAGGTAATCCCTTAGGCCTTTGTTCAGGCACACGAGGAGGTCGATCCGATCCACGAAGGCCCTCACCCTCTGCGAAGAGACGCGGATTTCGGTAGAGTTGTTTCCGCCTCTCACGCGGGACATAAATTCGCGGGTGGCGAAGATGTGGAACCCGCTTCGCTTTAGAACCTTGCCCAAGATCTCCTCCGCCGTCTGTATACCCTGGCCGGCTGCTCCAGTTAAGACGACAGAGACGTCTCTTTCTCCTTCGCGAGGCAAGAGAATCATCGACTCACACTCCTTTACTTTGGGGTCTGTATAAGCCGATTATATCAAAAACTTGAAAAGGCTTCAAAAATAGATTGCCGGCGGGAAACAGCCGCGCAGGCAACTTACAGTTACAGGAATGTTGCGACCTTCGAAAGCCCTTCTATGCCGTCTACGTCGGTATCGAGCAAAGGGATCTCAGTTATCCAAAGGCCGGAGAATTTCGTGCGCGCCTCCGCCAGATATTTTTCCTGGATCGCCCGTCGCTTCTCCAAGAGGCCTCCGGCTTCAGGGGGAATTACCTTGTTTATGACGATGCCGTCTGCTGCTATTCCGTATTTGCGAAGGATAAAGAGAGCTTTTGCGGTCTCAGCTATGGGCAATTTCTCTGCGTTTATGACGAAAACGAAGCTCGTAACAGAAGGATCCGTCAGGATAGCCCGTGCCTTCTCAAAGCCGGCCTTCCTCTTCTCTAAGACCTTTATGATGGGGTCATCTCTTGAGCCGCTCGAGGCCATCCTGAGGAGTTTTACGGCGCGACTCCTGCGCGCGATGAGGCTATCCATCCATGCCCCCAATATCTCCGGCAGGGTGAGGAGTCTCAGCGTATGGCCGGTAGGAGCCGTGTCGAAAACGATGAGGTCGTAGGGATTTCCTGCCTCGTCCATCAACTCCACGAACTTATCGAACGTGGCAGCCTCCTCGGAGCCGGGCGACAGGTACGCCGCGTCTATCTGCCTTTCTATCTCCTGGATAATGACGCTGCTCACCACGCCCTGCATCTGCTCTTTGACGCGGGTGATGTATTTCTTGGCCTCTTCTTCGGGATCTATCTCTATGCCGTAAAGCCCCCGGGATATAGGCCTTTCTTTGGGCCCTATGGCGACGCCGAAGATGTCCGACAGAGAATGAGCAGGGTCGGTGGAGGCTATGAGGGTTTTCCTCCCGTCGCACGATGCGCGCAGGGCGAAAGCCGCCGCGCATGTAGTCTTTCCTGTGCCGCCCTTGCCTCCGAAGAAGACGAAGCTGCGCCCTTTTAGTTTTTCTGCCAGTTCTCCCATTCTTGCGCTTCCTTTTGTCGCCTCGCCGAGGCGACGTCGCTAACATCAAAAGTTAAATTGGGCAGCCTTTTCCTCTATCACCGAACCCCTATTCTGGATCCTCCTCTCCCATCCTTCAATCTCTGGAGCCAGGTATGGTAAGAGCTCTAAGGTGTAATAAGAGACGGGGTTTGGGATACCCAGCAGGTCGCCGTAAAGGATGAGGAAGAAGTTGTCGTTGGCGTCGAATGCCTCCTTGCGCGTGATCGCATTTTCTGCGGGAGCCTTCAGGATCGCCGAAAATACGTCTTTCAGGAAGGAGATCGCTTTTTTCACAAAATTACCTCCCATGCTTTCAAAAAAAGGGGGGCGGTGCCCCCCCTTTTTGAATCGCTAAACCGGTGCTCCGGCCCTTTTCTTCTTCCCCGTGAGGACGTTGTAGGCGAGGGCTATGAGTATGATCGCCAGAATGAAAAGCAGCGCGCCGAAGAAGACGAGCGCATAGTTTCCGCGGGCGACGTTGTCCCTGATAAGGAAGCCCAGGGCCGTCAGCGTCACGATGAACATGAAAATCATGGGGAAGATGAGCATCTTGTTGTTTTTCCCTGCATTTGCAAGCCAAGCGGCCACGGCCAAAAGTGCCACTGCCGCCAAGAGCTGGTTTGCAGAACCGAACATCGGCCAGATCACGGACCAACTCGTGAAGGCAAGCCATACAGATATTGCCACGGTGACTATTGATGCTACATACCTGTTAGCCAGAAAGCTAACTGTGGTGACGGGCCTTGCCTCTGCAGCCTCGGCCTGAGACGGGGTTGCGGCTGTGGCGAAAAACTCCTGAAAGGCGAATCTCCCGAGCCTCGTAGCCGTGTCGAGCGTGGTCAAGGCAAAAGCCGAAACGGCCAAAGCCGTAAACGTTTTCCCTGTGGTGGCGTCCAAGCCGAAGCTCGTCATAAACGTGGCAAGCCCGGTGGCGAAGACGTTTACGGGGCCTCCCTTCAGCAGTGCGCCATAGTTTTCTTTAGTCAAGTATACTGCAGTCAATGTCGCCAGTATCGCGAGGACGCCTTCGATGAGCATGCCGCCATAGCCTATGACTTTTGCATCCCCCTCTTTATCCAACTGCTTGGCCGTTGTACCGGAGGCCACAAGTGAGTGGAAGCCCGATATGGCGCCGCACGCTATGGTTATGAACAGCATTGGGAAAAGATAATTCGATCCCACCTTGAAGCTCGTTATGGCAGGCATTTGGATAGTGGGGTGGTATAGTATTACCCCGATTACGCCGCCTAAAATCATGGCGTAAAGCAAAAAGGAGTTCAAGTAGTCTCTCGGCTGGAGCAGTATCCACACAGGCAGAATGGACGCCGCGATAATATAAAACGAAAGTATGATCAGCCACGCGGTTTTGGAGAGGTGAAGGGGCATGTATACCCCTAACACCACGCACAGGAAGAGTATAACTACCCCTACGATAGTGCTTAAAAACAGTGGAGCGTTGCGCCTATATATGGCGAAACCAAACACCACAGCAAGAGGCATGAACAAAAGCGATGATGTGGCCGCCTGAGGCGTAGAAACGAAGGTGTCCGCTACGATATTTCCGAAGGCCGCTATGATTAGCACGAGTGTGAGCCATGAGAAGAGCAAAAACAACCTCTTAGCGGCTGTGCCCACGTTAAGCTCTATTATCCCTCCTATTGACATGCCCTTATGTCTTATCGATGCCAAAAGCGACCCAAAATCGTGGACGGCGCCGAAGAAGATATTGCCCAAGATGATCCAGAGCGTAACGGGTATCCAACCGAAGGTCGCCGCCAAGATTGGCCCGTTGATAGGCCCCGCGCCGGCTATGGAGGCGAAATGGTGCCCCAACAACACCGGTGCCTTGGCGGGCACATAGTCGACGCCGTCGTACATGGTGTGCGCCGGCGTCTCGCGCGTTACGTCCAGCCCCCACTGCTTTCCTAACCAACCCGCGTAGTAGACGTAAGCCAAGGCAAAAAGGATTATTGCAATCACCAACAGTAAAATTCCACTCATTCCTACTCCACCTCCCTTTTAGATATATTACCGTTTTATACCGTCGCTTCGCCGACCTTAAAGTCATCGACCACCTGCCTTCCTCTCCCGTTTGCGACGACGCTGCCGGTAGACAGGTCCACGGCTAAAAGCCTCACCTCTTGCCACCCTCTGAGGCCGAAGGCGTGATATTTGACGTGCTTGAACTTTTTGACGAACCGCTTCACGTCTTCTTCTATGGGGGTTTCCGATATAGCCGCGCCGGTTACGATTGTGCACATATGCTCTTCATTGGGCCTCGCCCTGCGATGCGCCTCTCCGACGAGCAACTGGGCGAAACGCTCAGTCTCCTCTAATGAAAACTTATCATAATACTTGATCATACGATATTCATGGGCCTCGTAAGCATCCATCACCATCGTGAGGAGATGACGTTCGGTCCTTGCGTGAAATTCAGCGACTATGTCGAAAAATTCTCCTCCGATCCTGCGATCTCTGAAGACATCGAAATATAATGCATGCTTTTTCTCCAGCACTCTCAGGTATTGCTCTTTGTCCATTGCTTTCACCGGCTTGTAGTATAACATATAATGACTAATTATTCTATATTTTGACTCATTTTTTTCTATGCGAGGAGGTTCGATCGATGGAAGGTTTTTTGCTTTTGATACCTATGGCGGGCAGCATCGTAAATGCCCTTTCTGTCGTCGTCGGGAGCCTGATAGGCCTTGCCGTCCGCTCAAGACTCCCAATGCGCTATTCGAACATCGCCTTTCAGGCCATAGGGCTTTTTACCCTTTATCTCGGCGTCCAGATGGCCACAAGCGCCAGGAACGTCCTCGTCTTGATATTCAGCCTCGTCGTGGGCTCCATTCTGGGCGAGTTTCTGGCCCTCGAAGATCGGATCAACGGGGCTGCCGAACGCCTCAAGCGAAGCTTGAACGTCGGCGAGAGCAGCTTTGTCGAGGGCTTCATGACCGCCTTTTTGCTCTTTTGTATGGGCTCCATGACGATATTGGGGGCCTTTGAGGAGGGATTGGGTGGCTATCCTCGTCTGCTTTTTGCCAAGTCATTTTTGGACGGAGTTTCCTCCATAGCCCTGTCGGCCTCTTTAGGCGTGGGTGTGATATTTTCCGCTATCCCACTCCTCATCTATCAGGGCGGTTTGACGCTGTTTGCCCATGCGCTGCGCTCCCTCCTCTCAGAAGCGGTGGTCGCTGAAATAACAGCGGCGGGAGGCATAATGCTGTTGGGTTTGGGCCTTTCGATTTTGGAGGTAAAGCGCCTGCGCGTCACAAACATGTTGCCGAGCCTATTGGTGGCGGCGCTGTTGGGATTGGCCTTGCTCAATTAAACGTGTGCCTTTGAACGGTGGGACAGGTCGCCCTCAGAGGGGCGTTTTTAAGATTAATCAAAGTCGACGACGTCTGCTATAATAAAAGCGATAAGAAACTATGGGGAGGGAACGAATGATGAGGAAGTTTCGCTGCCTCACCTGTAAGTATGAGTTCGAAACGGAAGAAGCACCGGCCGTTCTCAAGTGTCCGAAATGCTTGAACCGCTTCGTGGAGTTGGTTTCGGGGGAACCGCTGAAAGGTAAGCCCTGGAGCAGCAAGACCTACAGCGTTAAGAAGTAGTGCGCGTAGCGGCCTTTATCCTGGCCTCGCCCGTCGCAGACCCTCAGACCTAACGGGGACCTTGACATGGTTTTGGGACTCTCGCTGCTCGAGGGTTGCGTTGAAAGCGGTGAGGAAGAGCTGTGGAGTACCAGCTAAAAACTGAAAGAGGCAGGTTCCTTTCGGCCTGCCTCTTGGATTTTCTTGGTAGCCCCAAGGGGATTCGAACCCCTGTTGCCGGACTGAGAACCCGGAGTCCTAGACCACTAGACGATGGGGCCTCCACTCTTTGGCTGGGGGAGGTGGACTCGAACCACCATTGCGTGATCCAGAGTCACGTGTCCTGCCAATTAGACGATCCCCCATTGGCGAGGATGATAATAGCATGAGATCTTTTTTCGCGCAAGGCCCAAAGGGTGCCCAGGTTTAAGACATGATTCGCTCTCTTTGTGTTATATTGAAGTCCCTTTTGACAACGTCTTCGAAAGGATATAAAAATTTAGGTGTTACCAAGCCGAGATAAAGGGGGAGGAGAAGCGATGAATTGCGGCATTCCTGTAGCTAAAGATACGTATTGGGTCGGCGTAAACGATCGCCAGACGGACCTCTTCGAATCCATATGGCCCCTGCCCAGAGGGGTCTCTTATAACGCGTACCTGGTGGCAGACGAAAAGGTGGCCCTCATAGATACGGTGAAAAACTGCTACGAGGCGGACCTCATAGGGAAGATTCAAGGCATATTGGGGAAGGATCGCGGCGTTGACTACCTGGTTGTAAACCACATGGAGCCCGACCATTCCGGGGCCATCAAGGTGCTCAAGGGTTTTTTCCCTCAGATGAAGATCGTGGGCAATGCTCAAACCAGAGAGTTTTTGAAGAGCTTCTACGCCGTAGACGATAGCAATATCCTGGTCTTTAAGGACGGGGAGAGCCTGGACCTCGGAACGCACAAACTCTCTTTTCATTTCATACCCATGGTTCACTGGCCCGAAACCATGGTTACTTTCGACTGGGCGACCGGCGTTGCTTTCACGTGCGACGCCTTCGGCGGCTTTGGGACCCTCGACGGCG of Acetomicrobium sp. S15 = DSM 107314 contains these proteins:
- a CDS encoding thiamine pyrophosphate-dependent enzyme, whose product is MTDLKLFDVPGPVDIMWCPGCGNFPILEAVKKALAELDLKPQEVLICSGIGQAAKLNHYVNTHFLHGLHGRSISNATGAKAANPRLVVLDVGGDGDMYAEGGNHMIHTIRRNPDITVLAHDNRVYGLTKGQASPTSPLGFVSPTTPKGVTSVPFNPIAVAVALDASFVAQASAGDIEQTKEIIKKAVSHKGFSLINVLQPCVTFNRVNTYQWFKQHTYYLGDDYDPTDRMAAMRKAFETEKLPLGVIYVREKEVFEETLPAYKASSAPLYERDVVWDRLNKLLENYA
- a CDS encoding 2-oxoacid:acceptor oxidoreductase subunit alpha — its product is MILLPREGERDVSVVLTGAAGQGIQTAEEILGKVLKRSGFHIFATREFMSRVRGGNNSTEIRVSSQRVRAFVDRIDLLVCLNKGLRDYLKGRIGDRTVIVGDAEEMGDELAGHGLRFFHVPLSSMAKELGNPVYANVIAAGIVAALFDVDFSLMEGFFEERFGARGNDVVSKNAEAARKGYEIARDLAKEISVKVDRDTKAASEYLLSGSDAVALGAIAGGCNMAFGYPMSPATGVLSFLSQQAEEFGIVTEQTEDEISAMNMAIGGWYAGGRAMVTTSGGGFDLMSEGLSLAGIGESPMVIHLGQRPGPATGLATRTEQADLELALYAGHGEFPRAILAPGSIEEAFYMTQHAFNLAARFQVPVFVLTDQYLLDSSYNTQRLSFDGLRVEKHIVKTDKDYKRYLITDDGVSPRGIPGYGEGLIAFDSNEHGDTGRNMDEDPKIRTAMNAKRLRKLKGLAQASLPPALYGDDNYDLLLVGWGSTRYIIEEALLRFARPKTAFLQIKQPFPLHSSVEGFLRKAEVVIDVECNATGQLAKLLKLHADVTVDHKLLSWSGMEMTVEELLERLREIAI
- a CDS encoding ArsA family ATPase, with protein sequence MGELAEKLKGRSFVFFGGKGGTGKTTCAAAFALRASCDGRKTLIASTDPAHSLSDIFGVAIGPKERPISRGLYGIEIDPEEEAKKYITRVKEQMQGVVSSVIIQEIERQIDAAYLSPGSEEAATFDKFVELMDEAGNPYDLIVFDTAPTGHTLRLLTLPEILGAWMDSLIARRSRAVKLLRMASSGSRDDPIIKVLEKRKAGFEKARAILTDPSVTSFVFVINAEKLPIAETAKALFILRKYGIAADGIVINKVIPPEAGGLLEKRRAIQEKYLAEARTKFSGLWITEIPLLDTDVDGIEGLSKVATFL
- a CDS encoding carbon starvation CstA family protein, whose amino-acid sequence is MSGILLLVIAIILFALAYVYYAGWLGKQWGLDVTRETPAHTMYDGVDYVPAKAPVLLGHHFASIAGAGPINGPILAATFGWIPVTLWIILGNIFFGAVHDFGSLLASIRHKGMSIGGIIELNVGTAAKRLFLLFSWLTLVLIIAAFGNIVADTFVSTPQAATSSLLFMPLAVVFGFAIYRRNAPLFLSTIVGVVILFLCVVLGVYMPLHLSKTAWLIILSFYIIAASILPVWILLQPRDYLNSFLLYAMILGGVIGVILYHPTIQMPAITSFKVGSNYLFPMLFITIACGAISGFHSLVASGTTAKQLDKEGDAKVIGYGGMLIEGVLAILATLTAVYLTKENYGALLKGGPVNVFATGLATFMTSFGLDATTGKTFTALAVSAFALTTLDTATRLGRFAFQEFFATAATPSQAEAAEARPVTTVSFLANRYVASIVTVAISVWLAFTSWSVIWPMFGSANQLLAAVALLAVAAWLANAGKNNKMLIFPMIFMFIVTLTALGFLIRDNVARGNYALVFFGALLFILAIILIALAYNVLTGKKKRAGAPV
- a CDS encoding DUF554 domain-containing protein is translated as MEGFLLLIPMAGSIVNALSVVVGSLIGLAVRSRLPMRYSNIAFQAIGLFTLYLGVQMATSARNVLVLIFSLVVGSILGEFLALEDRINGAAERLKRSLNVGESSFVEGFMTAFLLFCMGSMTILGAFEEGLGGYPRLLFAKSFLDGVSSIALSASLGVGVIFSAIPLLIYQGGLTLFAHALRSLLSEAVVAEITAAGGIMLLGLGLSILEVKRLRVTNMLPSLLVAALLGLALLN
- a CDS encoding hydrogenase expression protein HypA/HybF, whose product is MRKFRCLTCKYEFETEEAPAVLKCPKCLNRFVELVSGEPLKGKPWSSKTYSVKK